aggcaggcagagtgagagagggaagcagactccccactgagcagagagcctgatgcggggctcgatcccaggacaaggatcatgacctgagccaaaggcagaggctaaatgagccacccaggcgcccctggtatcttgtgttttaatttgcatttccttaataacaGATCATGTCCcttaatgatgaatattttttcatgtgcttttttgctatttatatacattttaggaaCAAATGTCTATTCGAATCCTttgtccatttctatttttttttaagttggctccatgcccaatgtggggctcaaagtcataaccccaagatgaagaatcccatgttctactgactgagccagccagacacccctagttggtgttttgtttgttgttgttgttgttgttgtttgtggttGTTGCATTATAAGAGTTCTTCTTCTATTCTGGCTAGCAAACCCTTACCAAAAATATGATCTGCAGctatttctcccagtctgtaggttgtcttttcacatttttcataaTGTCTTTTAATGCacgaaagttttttttaaaagattttatttatttatttgatagacagagattacaagtagtcagagaggcaggcagggagagagaaggaagcaggctccctgatgagcagagagcccgatgcggagctcgatcccaggaccctgagaccatgacctgagccaaaggcagaggctttaactcactgagccacccaggtgcccctgcacaaaagtttttaaattttttatgaaatccaattgttttttcttttgttgctcatTCTTCCAGGGTCAGAGCTATGAATCCACTGCCAAATTTGAACATGtatccctatgttttcttctaattgttTTATAATTCTGTTCTTATATTTAGGTTCCTGGCTgaactgaggtttttttttttttttttttttttttttttttttttttttttttttttgaactgagGTTTGATACACATCTAGTGAAGTGTGCTTATCCAATATGTTCAGCTCATGTATGTAACCCTGTGTAGCTACTGCCCTCATCACGATAGAGGACATTTCTAGAAGCTTCCAAGCTCCttgtgcccaccccaccccactcagtCTCCACTCCCCACCCATGGGTACCGCTATTCTGACTTCTAGCATCATCGATGACTTTTGCCTGTTCTTCGTATAAATGGATGTGTCCTTTGGTGACCGATCCCACTCTGTTCTCCAGGATAAGTGCCCAGGGGTGGAATTATTGGGTCACAGGGTACATGGACATTTGCCTTCGATTTTCTCCAACAGTctttccagagtggttggacCATTTTACCCGCCACCAGCAGTGGATAAGAGTTGCAGCTGCCCCCGACCTGGAGGTGACATTTTAGTTCACTTcgacatttctttcctttggttctggccccatcctctctctcctggACACTCTCCACAGCCTCCAGCCAGGCtccttcctctccatttcccaccCCGGCAACCTGAGGGACTCTTTTAATATTCTGACCATTTCGCTCTCAGACTTGGACCCTTCTGAACACTGGCACCTTTTGAATTCTATGCAGGAGGACTGAGGCCTGGAAAGAAGCCTGCTGTTCTTTTAGGTTGATTGTGGGGTTTGTAGGGCCATGAGGATAACACTAGTGGCTCACACTCATTGAGTTCTTACGAACTGTTTAAAGTAATgtattaatcctcacaaccatccTGTAGAGATAGCTAATGatgttatacccattttacagattagagaATGGAGGCCCAGGGGAAATTAAGCAACTTGCTAAAAGCCACGCAGTGAGGAAATGGTGcagccaggatttgaaaccaAGTAGTCAGTCTCTAGTGCCTGTTAGTCCTTCCCGCCTCGCTCTCCTCACTCTCTTCACTGCCTTGTTAGTCCGCCCTTTGAAACTGGGCAGAACCCTTAACATGGCATTCCAGGTCCTTCCAGAGGTAGGCTGCCTGCCTAGGCTCTACCCACTTACCCGATGTGCCCCAAACTTGCTGCTGAACAGAGCCTCTTGCCCTCACACAGGCCGTCCCCTGGGCCCAAGATGcccttcctcaccccaccccaccccaaccccgccAAGCCTCTCTCATTCTGCAGGTCTCCATTTCTCCACCGCTTCCTCAGGAGGCCTTCGGTGAGTCCCTAACCTAGGTTGAATTCCTCATGTGAGCTCTTTTCTGGCCGCCGTCTGTCTTGCACCATTATGCCGAGACTCCCCCGGATGCGTGGCGCAGTAGTTCACTCCTTTTGATGGCTGGGTCCGACCCCATTACATGATGGACCAGTTTCTGTATCCATTCTCCTGAATGAACTGAATATAAAGTCAAGTGGAGCCAGCTGTGGGGGAGGTAGAGATGATTAAAGACTTGGTCTTGGCCCCAGGGCACCGACAGCTTCAAGAGGTGATCAGACACTGAGGAAAACAGCTGGAAAATAGCCTGGGCTGTTTCCACCTGGGCAGTCGGTGGGCAATGCTGGGGGCAGCAGCGGGAGAGCACCAGGGGCCGGAGAGGAACCCCCAGGAACGAAGGATTCTTTCCCACTGGGGGAGGGCGGGCTTCCCGGCAGAGGTGTATCTGAAGCTGGGGCAGCTGTTCCTGGGGTTGGAGTCGGTGGGCACTgggtgccctgggtggggggcggagggctCTGAGATCCAGAGCGCGTGGTGGAATCTGTGTTGGGCTGTGAGCGGGAAGGGTGGGCAGAGCGAGGCCAAAGCCAGGGTCCTTGAATGCCGCCTGCCCGAGGAATTCAACTTGGGCTGGGAGACAGGGGGACAACTGAGTGGTGTTTGAACAGGGAAGTGAATTGTGCCCTGTTCTCTGAGGCTGGAATCCAGGGTAGAGGGGGCTGGAGTCTCTTCTGGGGAGGTCTTCTGGGCCTGGCCCTCTAGACTCTCAAGGTCAGAGCCAGTCATGCGGTGGGCCCCGGGACCAGGAAGAGGGTGAGGTATGAGGAGGGCTGGGCTGCTGTGTCCAGGGCCTGGGTATCACCCTATCCATTCCCCAGGTGCCCATGGAGCACACACAAgtgcctgtccctctgctgtcCTTTGAGGCTCATGCCACCTTGCCGCAGACTCATCCCCATGAAGCAGAGGAGGACCCTGAGgctccagagaaggaaagggcTGGATTAAGCAGGAGTCAGGGAGAGGGCTACCATGTCCCCACTCTTGTCCTGGggttccctcccccaccagctaCCTCTCCAGCCCAGGGCATCCTGGAGAGCATCAAAGACCTGGTCCCCACCGCCTGCATCTCCGATCTGTTCTGCAACCTCAGACCAGCTCCTTTTCCTCTGGgaccctcagttttctcttcttacaGATGAGTAATTGACACCCTGTGGGCCCTGGAACCAGAAGTTTCTGTGGAGAtccacctgggggagggggagggcaggacaGACCCCCGGGTCCCTCATCCCTGTTCCAACCCGCACAGcttggggaagcagcagaggacaACCACAAGAGCTCTGGAGTCAGGTGGCCGGGGTTTGAGCCCCAGCCCACTTTCTGGCTGTGTGATCCAGGCCATTCTCTTAATTTCCCTATGCCCTCACTTTCCTCtttgtgaaaataatataatgattGTACCTGCTTTTCAGGGTTGTTGGGGAGTAAATGAGATTAGATGTGGATGGCACTTAGCAGAGGACTGGTTTCTTGTAGAAGGGTTCAGGGCATGTTCGCAATTTCTTGCTGTCAAGTTTTGTGCCACGTGGACCATTCCGTCTGCATGGGGGGCATCAAGGGTCCTGCTGTCAGTACTCAGAACTGCTCTGCCTGCTCAGCCTAGCCCCTTAGGTTTCTTGGAGCAGCTCCTGCTCCCTGCAGACCTAAGCCCCGGGTAGTTAGGACCTGTCACCAAGTTCTTGGGCTCTCCTCACCCTCTGAGACCTGGGGCTTACCCCCAcccctgggctccaggctgccAGTCCCTGCTCCAGGCCAGGAGGTGGATGAAATGCTCATCCTGGGATAAAAGGCTGGCAGACCTAGGCTGGGCCAATAAACCACCCCACCCTCGCTGGGAGGACCTCTGGGCACCCATGTAAACTGAGTCATGGGGGGCAAGGGGGGTGAGTCATGCGGCCTGTGAGTGGGAGCCAGATGGGGCAGAACTTGCCTATGGAGGGCTTTGGCCATGCCTCATAAAGCCACAACTCTCAGGGGCCCTCTGACACCCAGCAGGACCCCAGCCTGCTGGGGCTGAGAGGCAGGGGTCTAGAGGTTGGGCTCCAAGCACACAAGCCAGCGCCTGTGTGTTCCTGCGTGAGCGTGTCTGTGCTGCggcggggaggggagtgagggtggcagggaggggagtgaggCTGGCAGACCGGAAAGGGAGGCTCTGGCTCTGGAGGAAAGGATGGGGGTTTGGAAAGGAGTCAAAGCCCTAAGAGAGGAAGGTTTTGGCGGGAATtcttctctgccctctcctggcctctggggGTTTGGCTGATTTTTCCCCCCCCTGCAGGACAAGCTTTCTCTTTTTAGCCTGGGAGGAGCCAGGGCCAGTGGGTGACATGTCTGTCCTCTAGAGTCCCCAGGAGCCAGAGCTGCTCAGTGACATCTCAGTCACTGAGCTCCCTGCCGCAGGGGTACGTAGGAGCACTTTGGGGAGTTGTGGAGGCTGCTAGAGCGTTTCTAACCTTGACCGTGGCCAAGTTACTTTACCTCTTCTGGCTGCAGTTCCCTCCTCAGTAAAAGGAGGGCTGTGAGGACCAAAATGCATTAATGTGTGCAAACTGCTTGGAGGAGCGCCAGGTAGCGACTAGGTCATGTGCCCATTTGTTCTTACTATCCGAGCCCCAGCGTCCTCAACTAAAcaaatgggggagggaagggggtgagagGCACCCCTTGTCTGGCCATTGCTTTGCTTCCAGTCTCTGAGGTCATTCCTTGGGAAGCTGCCCCTCGTCCCCTACCCCACTGCCTGCTgaccctgtccctctgtctggcggggggcgggggggtgtcaCAAGGGAGAATGGGTTCAGTGGGTTGCTGGGCTGTGTGCCCTCAGGTTACCCCCTCAGTGTCTGGGGGATGCGCGTCAGAGAAGTGGGGAGTTTCCCTCCCTGGATGAATCAGCTTTGTGACCCAAGCCTCATCCCTGCCAGGGCCCCTCCCAGCAGGCGGGAGTGGGGTACAGTTGCCCTGCTGGGAAAATCCCCCAGACCTCACCAAAACCTGGGCTGAAACTTTCTCCCAACTCACCTGTTTCCTGTCTTTCCTGGCTTAGCCCCTACCCCAACTGAAATCAGGGGTCAGGTAGATAGTCTCCCCATCCCCTGGCCAGCCCCACTAGAGCCTCCTACCTGGTGTTTGGGGCACACAGGACTTGTGAGGGGGAGGAggtagattgtgtgtgtgtgggggggtctcCTTTCCCGGGCCTCAGTCATCCTTTATGTGGTTTTGTAAAAGAGGGCTGAGCATAGGGGTTTGTCCAAGTTTATTCAGCCTAGCCCACCCTGGGCCTGGGCTGTTTCTTTGCTCCAAACAGGGCAGAATCCCCTGCCAGCCCGAGGGGGGATCTTGGGGAGCTCCTGGCCTGGTAGGGAAGCGGTCCTTCCCCTAGGCCTGGGAGATGGCAGAGCCTTCCTGCTCAGGTAGGCTTAGTCATTGtactctctgggtctcagtttctccatcagtCAAATAGGAATATTAAGTCTTGGCCCAGTCTGTTCTCCCCGGCAGTTCTGAGAACCCACTTTGTGTGCTTTACAAGTCAGATCCTAAGTCCTGGCTGGGGCTTGTTTGCCTTAGCAGCCCCTCATTCCAGTGGAGCTTTCCTGCAATGGCGGCTCCGCCATGCCGTCAGGGTAGAATGGCCTGGATTCAAACCTTAGCTCTGCCCCTTACGGCTTTTTAACCTGGAACCAATCACTGAACcactttgggcctcagtttcctcgatGGCAAAACGGCAGTAATAACAGAGCCACGTGAGACTTTGAGGAGAGGATGGAGGAAAACattcagcacagtgcctggctcttgTTATGAACGGAATGAGGAAACAGACCCGGAGACAGAGAGTGactttcattcactcattcacttattcGATGTGTATCTGGCACTTGTGCTCGGCCAGGTCCTATGCTGGACCCTGCAGACCCCCTGCGGGACAAAGTGGAGCCATTGTCTTTGTGGGGGGGTCCCTCCACACACAGATGAGAGCCGCAGTGGGGTGGGTGTTACGGGAGCCTGAGGTGTGGGTGAATGAGGAAGGAGAAATctctgggaggaggggctggtaGGTGTGAGGTGTGTTTAGCCAGGAAAGCAGGGGAGGGTCAGGCACACCAAATGGAGGGCATGAGCAAGGCACCGAAGCGAGAATGCCCAGCATGACAGCGAGAAAACGGGTAGCTGTTTGCTTCTGGAGGGAGAAGGGTGAAGCAGAGAGTGGAGGAGAGGAGTCCGGGGGAACAGGCAAGGCTGGATTCAGATTGAAATCTGGATTCGGATTTTAGTTGATTTATGGAGAGGTTGCTCCggtcaagcactgtgctaggctcttGGGACAGGGCTGAGATTTTAGATGCTGTTCTTCCTTTCACTGAGACCCCCAGTCTGGGCACGCGGCTTGGGGGCCAGTGGAAGATAGGCATCAAACGAGTGATTACATAAGTAACCTCCCAATCCTTGCTGAACGACAGGTGttcaagcagaaggaacagcctgAGACCCAGGGCTGCGTGCCAAGGGGTGAAGGAAGTTCCAGTTGGTTCCAGTGGGGCGAGCACAGgcaggaaggggcacctgaggAGAGCTGGGGCTCGGCAGGGGTCTAGGGTCATGGCTGCCTCGGGAGAGTGGACTCCAGATTGCAGGCTATGGGGAACCATGGAAGGGCTTTGAGTAGGAGAGGGGCACAGGTAGCTCTGCAGGAGAGCTGGCTGCCGGGGGATAGACGTGGTCAGTCGGAGAGAATGGGGCAGCGGAGGCAAACTGCGAtggtgggagggagagtgaggaCTGGGCTAAGGCAAGGCCATGAggatggaagagagagggagagtttgTGAAATGCTTAGGAAATGTTAGGAAAGGACCATCAGATGCTGTTGATACCACCTGGGCTGCTTTGTGGGACCCATCAGGGCCTGGCAGGACCCCCCCGGAGCCTTGGCCCAGTTTGGTCAAGCGCAAAGCATTGCTTGTCTGAGGGAGGCAGGGTAACGGAGCTCCAAATCAGAGACCACCTGGGActtcccagggctgggctgaggcaACTCAGGGCTGGGGAAACTCGGGGtgaggaggaagctggggagggggctgaggcaGCATCTCATGACTCACCCACTTCCACCCAGTCAGCCCGGTGGCATCTCCACTCCCCTGCTCCAAATTCCAATTTGGTGAGGCTGCTGGAGGCTGAGTCAGCTCCGGCACGGCACGAGAGCAGCGTCCCAAGGGGCTCCTTGCCAGAAACCTTGGCCCCCAACCAAGGCCAAGGCCAGGCTCCCAGACTACAGTAGCCTCAGCCGAGTGGTGCTGCCCACGATCATGTGAGTGACTGTGCCTTGGGGGTTGTGAAGAACTCGCAGTGGGTGAGGCCCTGGGTAACAGTCCAAGGAGGAGGCATAGGCCGGGGGCTAAGTCCTCCTCTGCTCAGCTCACCACACGACCCTGGGAGAATTCCTTTCCCCTCTTGGCCTCTATTTCCTTCCCACACAATGGGACCCACATCTCCTAAGCAGCTTACGAGACTTAAATAAGACATATGAAGTGCTTTGCAAACTGCCCAGTGGCCCAGGATAGTCAGGGTGGGAGAAGTGAGGCAAAACGTGAGAATGTCCAGAGTTCCTTACAGCTGTGCAGGCTGCTTACTGCGTAAGAAGTCCAACCTAGGCTGTCGAAATCTAGCCCATCCTCCACTCACCGGGCTGTATTCCTTAACCTAGAAATGCTAGGACCAAGAGGGTACCCTTCTCTAACTGACACAAATACACCCAGTAGGGCCCAGTAGTAGCCCCTCAGACTTTGCTGGGTCAAGCCCCTAGATTTATGGGAAACCACTAAGAAACCGATTCTGATTCTTGGGATGGAGAAGCAGGACTGGTTTTGCAGAGGCTCTCAGGGAGGTTCCCAGCCTTGGCAGGGAGATGAATCTTATTACTGGGGAACAGTTAGGGGTTCCCAGGTAGGGCAGAGAAGAAGTCTCGCTTGGCCGGGCCTCTCCTCAGAAACCAAAGCAGGcaaccagtattttaaaaaacactcaagACACGGACCCAAACTGGGTTTTATTGAAATGCCAGGAGCAGGCACATGTCAAAAtagtaaaggaaggaaggaaggaaggaaggtggtgCAGGCTGTTTAAGGTGACAGGGAAGGGGCAGGCCCCATGTCCATGGCCCTGGCATCCCCTCTTTCTGCCAAGGGCTGAGTGGGTACAattaccgcccccccccccccccacgaaaTAGCATGCTTAAGCCTGCAGGGCCTTTGCCCCCTGGACTGTGAAGGCTCCAAGAGGGACCGGAAGCACTCATTTTTGTCTCttgtgagggaggagaaggaaaggtttCAGGAGAGGTACAGCTGGGGATGAGGGTGGCCAGGGCAGGCTCTCCTCCTGGGAATCTGTACCCAGTCTGTGGTCCTGGATGACAGAGGGGAGCAGCAGTGAAAAGAGAGGCTGAGGGTCCGGCCCTCAGGGAGCCAGAGCCTCCAGCTGGCGGGGACTTGAGTCAGCCCTGAACAGAGGGCAAGAGTTCAAGGGGATCGAAGATGCAGGCAGTTCCCGGTTGACCGACTGACTGACGCAGTCCTCAGAGCTAGGGGGCTCAAATTCCGTGGGATAAAGAGGAGGAAGACGGGAGAATCCATCcctagcgggggggggggggggcgaggggggcAGAAGGTGGTCTCCCCTGACTGGCCGAATTAGGTCAGTTCCACATTGTTGGCGCGGTCCAGCACACGGGAGCCACGGGTACTGCCCCCCAGCTGAAAACGACTCTCGTAGAGAGTGGGGCAGAGGTGCCAGCGGTTGGCCCGGTAGATGCCCAGGTAGGTGTAGACGTCAGGCTTGTAGGTGAGCAGACACTTGATGCCTGCCGCACGGATGGCCGCATCCGCCTCTAGCACACCCAAGCGGTCCGTGAAGTCATCCGTGTAAACACAGATGACTTGGCGCCCCCCCTCCCTGGCCCGTGGGCTCACCTTGGCCACCTGAAGCCGGCCCTCGACCACAGCCCGAGCAATGCCGGCCCAGGCGTGGTCCAGCTTGAAGCCAGGTGCCAGGTGTATCAGCCACTTGCCAGAGAGCACGTGATGGGTGATGGCCAGCTGGCGCAGGGTACTCGGTGTGATGGGCCTCCCACTGGTCTGCAGAGCTTCCCAGGCTGCCTGCAGGCCCTGCACATCACCCGAGTTGGGGACGTAGCCCTGCCCATATGCTGCAATCCAGCCCACAGGCTCAGAGTTGGGCGAGCCAGGGTCCCCATAGCGAGTAACTTGGGAGGGTGGGTACTTGGCCAACCAGGCATCCAGCTCGGCGGCAGGTGTGGTGCGGGCATCAAACACCAGCCAGGGGTCCATGTCCGCTGCCATGGCCTCCGCGGCCAGGTGCTCAGCAGTGAAGCCATCCTCACGGCCACCTGGAGagtcttcctcctccatctcttcACCGGGCTCCATCCTGCTATAGAGGAACTGAGTTAGCGCAGGTCCAGGACACATCTACAGCTTGGCTGGGCCCTAGCAGGTGCGGCCAATGAGCTAAACTCTGTGGCCTTGGGCGAGACTTAAGGTCCCATGCCTCAGTTACCTCATCTCTACAGCTGACAACTGTTCCTGTCCCCTAGAACTGTCGAGCCTTAAACGCCCCAGGTGGAATAAGGGCTCCATAAAGGCTGTTGCTCAGCTCATTATCACTCTCCCTGATGCAGACcaaaaactgaggctgagagagaagtgacttacccaaggtcacacctGCAATGAGTGACAGAGCCGAAATGTGAATTCAGGTTGGGGAGCAAACAGCCC
This DNA window, taken from Lutra lutra chromosome 10, mLutLut1.2, whole genome shotgun sequence, encodes the following:
- the C10H11orf68 gene encoding UPF0696 protein C11orf68 homolog isoform X2, translated to MAAAAAVAGAGRGGGGGGGGSSGGGAEPRQERNRARGWAGAERGEGRRMEPGEEMEEEDSPGGREDGFTAEHLAAEAMAADMDPWLVFDARTTPAAELDAWLAKYPPSQVTRYGDPGSPNSEPVGWIAAYGQGYVPNSGDVQGLQAAWEALQTSGRPITPSTLRQLAITHHVLSGKWLIHLAPGFKLDHAWAGIARAVVEGRLQVAKVSPRAREGGRQVICVYTDDFTDRLGVLEADAAIRAAGIKCLLTYKPDVYTYLGIYRANRWHLCPTLYESRFQLGGSTRGSRVLDRANNVELT
- the C10H11orf68 gene encoding UPF0696 protein C11orf68 homolog isoform X1; protein product: MAAAAAVAGAGRGGGGGGGGSSGGGAEPRQERNRARGWAGAERGEGRSRMEPGEEMEEEDSPGGREDGFTAEHLAAEAMAADMDPWLVFDARTTPAAELDAWLAKYPPSQVTRYGDPGSPNSEPVGWIAAYGQGYVPNSGDVQGLQAAWEALQTSGRPITPSTLRQLAITHHVLSGKWLIHLAPGFKLDHAWAGIARAVVEGRLQVAKVSPRAREGGRQVICVYTDDFTDRLGVLEADAAIRAAGIKCLLTYKPDVYTYLGIYRANRWHLCPTLYESRFQLGGSTRGSRVLDRANNVELT
- the C10H11orf68 gene encoding UPF0696 protein C11orf68 homolog isoform X3, encoding MEPGEEMEEEDSPGGREDGFTAEHLAAEAMAADMDPWLVFDARTTPAAELDAWLAKYPPSQVTRYGDPGSPNSEPVGWIAAYGQGYVPNSGDVQGLQAAWEALQTSGRPITPSTLRQLAITHHVLSGKWLIHLAPGFKLDHAWAGIARAVVEGRLQVAKVSPRAREGGRQVICVYTDDFTDRLGVLEADAAIRAAGIKCLLTYKPDVYTYLGIYRANRWHLCPTLYESRFQLGGSTRGSRVLDRANNVELT